DNA sequence from the Deltaproteobacteria bacterium genome:
GGCATTGCGCTGCACCCAGCGATAGGCTTCTTCGCGTGAGATGCCTTTGCGAATCAAGGCGAGCAGCAAGTGCTCCGAGTAAATCGCCTCGCCGAGTAACTCCATGTTCTTGCGCATACGCTCTGGGTGAATGACCAACTTGTCGAGAATGCCAGTCAAGCGTGCGAGCATGAAATCGAGCAGAATCGTCGCATCCGGGCCAATGACCCGTTCCACTGACGAGTGACTGATGTCGCGCTCATGCCACAACGGAACATTCTCTAGTGCTGAGAGTGCGTAGCCACGTAATAATCGTGCACAGCCACAGACGTTTTCTAATTGCCACGGGTTGCGTTTATGAGGCATTGCCGACGAGCCTTTTTGTCCAGGAGTGAACGGTTCTTCGACTTCTAAGACTTCCGTGCGCTGAAGGTGGCGGACCTCAGTGGCGATACGCTCTAACGAGCTACCAATAAGGGCAAGCGTTGAAAAATAGGCCGCATGGCGGTCGCGCGGCACAACTTGTGTGGCAACGGGTTCAGGTTGTAACCCCAGGCGCGAACAGACGTAGGCTTCGACTTCCGGGTCGATATTAGCGAACGTACCAACCGCGCCCGACGTTTTGCCGAACGCGATTTCTTTCTTCGCTAATTGCAATCGGTCCTGACTGCGGCAAATCTCGGCGTACCAATGTGCAGCTTTGAGGCCGAAAGTGATTGGTTCAGCATGGACACCATGTGTGCGACCGATCATCAGTGTGTTTTTGTGTTCTGATGCCAAGGCTTTAAGCACCTTGGCCAACGCTGCGAGATCGTTAAGCAGGACATCCGTTGCTTCGCAGAGTTGCACGGCAAAGCCGGTATCGATGACATCAGAAGAAGTCAGGCCAAGGTGCAGATAGCGTCCCTCTTCTCCGACTGTTTCTGCGACCGAGGAGACAAAGGCGATAATGTCGTGCTTTACCTCAGCTTCAATCTGTTGCATCCGGGCGACGTTCACACGCGCACCTTGGCGTAGTTTTTTGACTGCATCTTGAGGAATGTCGCCGCGTCTGGCTAAGGCTTCACAGGCCAAAAGTTCGACTTCCAGCCACTTCGCCAGTCGATTTTCTTCTGACCACAAACGGCCCATTACCGGTCGAGTGTAACGTTCAATCATAGTAGGTTACAGGGAACAGGTTACGGGTTACAGGAAAAGCGACTGTGAACCAACAAGTCGCTTGCGAGTCATTCTTATAACCTATCCCCTGTACCCTGTCACCTGTAACCTGAAGCCCGAGGGGTGTTGAAATTTTGTAGCTGAACACGCTAAGGTGCACGCTCATTCGGCGGCGTACCCAAGTGGTTAAGGGAGAGGTCTGCAAAACCTCCATTCACCGGTTCGAATCCGGTCGCCGCCTTCATCAATTCAGTGGGTTAGTGGGGAGAGAAGTGGGGTGGGTAGCTAAAGTGGTAGCTGTTGAGTTGGCTATCGTGTTTTCGAGCTTCCGAACCGCTTCTTTCAGGTCGCCGTCGCTCACGATGTTGTAGCGTTCAAAGACTGAGCGCGTCTTATGACCAGTGATGGTCATTGCTACTCGCTCTGGTACCCCAGCACGAACAAGGTTCCTCACCGCAGTCCTTCGGAAGTCATGGGGAATCTTTCCGACGAGGCCAGCATCCGTCACGGCCTTCTTCCAGTCCTTCGCATAGCTAATGATCGGCTTGCCAGAGCGGTGGAACACGTGGGGGCAGGTCGGGTAATGGCTCAGGTGTTGCTGCCATTGCTGGTCAAGGAGATCCACTAATAGCTGAGGGAGGTAGATCGGACGGGCATCGTCGTTTTTGGTGGTGTGGGCCTCTAACCGGACGGTTCCGGTTTCAAGATCGACCTGGCTCCAGGTAAGCTTGAGGATCTCGCTGGCGATCCGCCAGCCCGTATAGTAGGCAAAGCTCATGGGCGGGCGAAGCGCCTCAGGCAGATGAGCAAGGACAGCCTCGAACTCTCGAAGCTCGAAGAATCCATGCCGAACATTCCGTTCTTGAAGCAAGGG
Encoded proteins:
- a CDS encoding site-specific integrase, with the translated sequence MTVDGLIAGLLNHYITNGKRSLKWVKIKVNKHLLPYFAGKRAHEVSTADIQAFTKQRQEAGASNGEINRELALLKRSYNLALQADLITKKPYIPLLQERNVRHGFFELREFEAVLAHLPEALRPPMSFAYYTGWRIASEILKLTWSQVDLETGTVRLEAHTTKNDDARPIYLPQLLVDLLDQQWQQHLSHYPTCPHVFHRSGKPIISYAKDWKKAVTDAGLVGKIPHDFRRTAVRNLVRAGVPERVAMTITGHKTRSVFERYNIVSDGDLKEAVRKLENTIANSTATTLATHPTSLPTNPLN
- a CDS encoding adenylosuccinate lyase translates to MIERYTRPVMGRLWSEENRLAKWLEVELLACEALARRGDIPQDAVKKLRQGARVNVARMQQIEAEVKHDIIAFVSSVAETVGEEGRYLHLGLTSSDVIDTGFAVQLCEATDVLLNDLAALAKVLKALASEHKNTLMIGRTHGVHAEPITFGLKAAHWYAEICRSQDRLQLAKKEIAFGKTSGAVGTFANIDPEVEAYVCSRLGLQPEPVATQVVPRDRHAAYFSTLALIGSSLERIATEVRHLQRTEVLEVEEPFTPGQKGSSAMPHKRNPWQLENVCGCARLLRGYALSALENVPLWHERDISHSSVERVIGPDATILLDFMLARLTGILDKLVIHPERMRKNMELLGEAIYSEHLLLALIRKGISREEAYRWVQRNAMQVWENSASFAAEVRRDPDITKLLTSAEIDQLFDARHALRHTEVIMRRVLTER